From a single Accipiter gentilis chromosome 10, bAccGen1.1, whole genome shotgun sequence genomic region:
- the ZNF592 gene encoding zinc finger protein 592 isoform X4 yields MGDMKTPDFDDLLAAFDIPDPTSLDAKETIPSTGEENENHLKSSGICIDENVSLSHSLPPSDAPVVSVIVKNTSRQESFEAEKEGNHLGTGLLHNGFRGSDLPSEAHALVHNYGKFESTFINGDSSRSYSDKLDQSKSEPLPTFSQFSPISSPEPEDTFKENSIGDKPKHAQTPYFPPPSMYIPTGASVLDHLRKVPEPELSMFDQYCKKEQKMEIHCQPENRLEVSRREQDKAAERFVESSKDLVDTNSFLGEGLVFGDLPHNNLGEGKGSVPELNVSSSVPPRQRLKPTHSKLSSCVAALVALQAKKVACIPKGDQPNLTKEPGPFKDGTKGSPKMPKSPKSPRSPLEVVRKASKQPESPRSVCSDSSGKGSPSMAAGSPPAIPKVRIKTIKTSSGEIKRTVTRILPENDELGKSSEESPVETSSAEDLIKSFPSPDTSAVTESDASKNSTKNGTAVAIQLSNVTSPYTDGMKTDIAANSTCAVSLSPLPNCGGGAIKVGVKRQQQGTVMQPSNVTTSSLLPKAVHLANLNLVPHSVAASVTAKSSAQRRNQPQVTQMSVPLVHQVKKAAPVIVEAFNKVLHSANPVPIYTPNLSPPPDTSINLPASGYCCLECGDSFALEKSLTQHYSRRSVHIEVMCTQCSTMLLFFNKCSLLKHARDHKSKGFIMQCSQLLMKPISLDQMFSPSSPSSSASLAPQTLHSPSPSRKPSAASGGGVGISANTQPALPLYTDPLRLIRHGLKCLECNKQAQDYVALAAHYQRTSEDNERLTCQVCQMMLPNQCSYCAHQRIHAHKSPYCCPECGAVCRSAYFQTHVKENCLHYSRKVGFRCIHCGVVFMTLAMLKVHIHEKHCEVFHKCSFCPMAFKSADSTTAHMTSQHPAEPHKTTQVIYKCSCETVFNKKKLLQEHFQQNTNKLLVGVFKCPQCQLVYMQKQQLMQHVKGVHGVPQNPEELSNFRQKSEKASRNQVHTSPKELSVANGTSHSPLPRKDMRVEGHNPESKSRLRRTGWTCKECSQWIPDRETYVSHMKRSHGRVLHR; encoded by the exons ATGGGGGACATGAAAACCCCAGACTTTGATGACCTCTTGGCTGCTTTTGACATCCCCGATCCGACTAGCCTTGATGCCAAGGAGACCATCCCATCAACTGGGGAGGAGAATGAGAATCACCTGAAGTCGTCAGGAATCTGCATAGATGAGAATGTGTCCTTATCCCATTCTTTGCCTCCCTCTGATGCTCCAGTTGTGAGTGTGATAGTGAAGAACACGAGTCGCCAGGAGTCCTTTGAAGCAGAAAAGGAGGGCAATCACCTTGGGACTGGTCTGCTACACAATGGGTTTCGTGGGTCCGATCTGCCATCAGAGGCTCACGCTTTAGTGCATAATTATGGCAAGTTTGAGTCAACTTTTATTAATGGCGACAGCTCAAGAAGTTACTCTGATAAACTGGACCAGTCCAAGTCGGAGCCTTTGCCAACATTTAGTCAGTTTAGCCCAATTTCCAGCCCTGAACCAGAGGACACATTCAAAGAAAACAGTATTGGTGATAAACCCAAACATGCCCAAACTCCGTATTTTCCACCACCTTCAATGTATATACCAACTGGAGCTTCAGTACTAGATCATCTTAGGAAGGTACCAGAGCCTGAATTAAGCATGTTTGATCAATACtgtaaaaaggaacaaaagatgGAAATCCACTGCCAGCCAGAGAATAGGCTGGAAGTGAGCAGGAGAGAAcaagacaaagcagcagagaggtTTGTGGAGTCAAGCAAGGACTTGGTAGATACCAATAGCTTTCTTGGAGAAGGCTTGGTGTTTGGAGACCTCCCTCACAATAATTTAGGAGAAGGTAAGGGGTCTGTGCCCGAGCTGAACGTGTCTTCGTCGGTACCACCTCGCCAGAGGTTAAAGCCAACTCATTCAAAGTTGTCATCCTGCGTGGCGGCGTTAGTAGCTCTTCAGGCCAAAAAGGTTGCTTGTATTCCAAAAGGCGATCAGCCAAATCTTACCAAGGAACCTGGTCCTTTTAAAGATGGGACGAAGGGAAGTCCAAAAATGCCTAAGTCGCCAAAGAGTCCTCGAAGCCCCTTAGAGGTGGTAAGGAAGGCCAGCAAGCAGCCCGAGAGTCCTCGAAGTGTGTGCAGCGACAGCAGTGGGAAAGGCTCCCCTTCCATGGCAGCTGGCTCTCCGCCAGCTATTCCCAAAGTTAGAATAAAGACTATCAAGACATCCTCTGGTGAAATTAAAAGAACTGTAACTAGAATTTTGCCAGAAAATGATGAGTTGGGCAAATCTTCAGAAGAGTCGCCTGTGGAAACCTCATCTGCCGAAGATTTGATAAAATCTTTCCCATCACCTGACACTAGTGCAGTTACGGAAAGTGATGCTAGCAAGAATTCAACCAAAAATGGGACTGCTGTGGCTATCCAGCTGTCAAACGTAACGAGTCCTTACACAGATGGTATGAAAACAGATATTGCTGCAAACAGCACGTGTGCCGTGTCCTTATCTCCACTGCCAAACTGTGGTGGTGGTGCCATAAAAGTAGGTGTtaagaggcagcagcagggtaCTGTGATGCAGCCATCCAACGTGACCACCTCCAGCCTTCTTCCCAAAGCCGTGCATTTGGCAAATCTCAACTTAGTCCCGCATAGCGTTGCTGCTTCTGTTACGGCAAAGTCATCCGCACAGAGGCGAAATCAGCCTCAAGTGACACAGATGTCTGTGCCGCTGGTGCACCAAGTCAAGAAAGCTGCTCCTGTCATTGTGGAGGCGTTTAATAAAGTACTACACAGTGCCAATCCAGTGCCAATATATACTCCAAACCTTAGCCCTCCGCCTGACACCAGTATTAATTTACCTGCCTCTGGGTATTGTTGCCTGGAATGTGGGGACTCGTTTGCCTTAGAGAAAAGCCTGACTCAACACTATAGTAGACGAAGCGTTCATATTGAAGTCATGTGCACTCAGTGTTCAACtatgctacttttttttaataagtgcagCTTGCTTAAACATGCAAGAGATCATAAGAGCAAAGGATTTATCATGCAGTGTTCTCAGCTGCTAATGAAACCAATTTCCTTAGACCAAATGTTTTCACCTTCCTCTCCAAGCTCTTCAGCCTCTCTGGCTCCTCAGACTTTGCACTCGCCCTCTCCTTCGCGTAAGCCCAGTGCTGCTTCAGGAGGTGGGGTAGGAATTTCTGCTAACACTCAGCCAGCCTTGCCTCTCTATACGGACCCATTGAGACTAATCCGTCATGGACTTAAGTGTTTAGAGTGTAACAAGCAGGCACAGGATTACGTTGCTTTAGCGGCTCATTACCAGAGAACCTCAGAAGATAATGAGAGACTG ACATGTCAAGTGTGCCAGATGATGCTGCCCAACCAGTGCAGTTACTGCGCTCACCAGAGGATCCACGCTCACAAGTCTCCATACTGCTGCCCCGAGTGCGGAGCCGTCTGCCGCTCTGCCTATTTCCAGACTCATGTCAAGGAGAACTGCCTGCATTACTCCCGCAAAGTCGGATTCAG GTGCATCCATTGTGGAGTTGTCTTCATGACCCTCGCCATGCTGAAAGTGCACATCCATGAGAAACACTGCGAAGTCTTCCACAAGTGTTCTTTTTGCCCGATGGCCTTCAAGTCAGCTGACAGCACCACGGCTCACATGACCAGCCAGCACCCAGCAGAGCCTCACAAGACTACTCA gGTGATCTACAAATGCTCTTGCGAGACAGTCTTTAACAAGAAGAAGCTGCTCCAAGAGCACTTCCAGCAGAACACCAACAAGTTGTTAGTGGGAGTTTTTAAGTGCCCACAGTGTCAGCTGGTGTATATGCAGAAACAGCAGTTAATGCAGCACGTTAAG GGTGTTCATGGAGTCCCACAAAATCCTGAGGAGCTCTCAAACTTTCGACAGAAATCTGAGAAGGCATCAAGAAACCAGGTTCATACCTCACCAAAGGAGCTGTCGGTAGCCAATGGGACTTCCCACTCCCCTCTGCCGAGGAAGGACATGAGGGTGGAAGGACACAATCCCGAATCCAAGTCCAGACTGAGAAGAACTGGTTGGACTTGCAAGGAATGTTCACAGTGGATCCCCGATCGGGAAACCTATGTGTCCCACATGAAGAGAAGTCATGGAAGG
- the ZNF592 gene encoding zinc finger protein 592 isoform X2, translated as MGDMKTPDFDDLLAAFDIPDPTSLDAKETIPSTGEENENHLKSSGICIDENVSLSHSLPPSDAPVVSVIVKNTSRQESFEAEKEGNHLGTGLLHNGFRGSDLPSEAHALVHNYGKFESTFINGDSSRSYSDKLDQSKSEPLPTFSQFSPISSPEPEDTFKENSIGDKPKHAQTPYFPPPSMYIPTGASVLDHLRKVPEPELSMFDQYCKKEQKMEIHCQPENRLEVSRREQDKAAERFVESSKDLVDTNSFLGEGLVFGDLPHNNLGEGKGSVPELNVSSSVPPRQRLKPTHSKLSSCVAALVALQAKKVACIPKGDQPNLTKEPGPFKDGTKGSPKMPKSPKSPRSPLEVVRKASKQPESPRSVCSDSSGKGSPSMAAGSPPAIPKVRIKTIKTSSGEIKRTVTRILPENDELGKSSEESPVETSSAEDLIKSFPSPDTSAVTESDASKNSTKNGTAVAIQLSNVTSPYTDGMKTDIAANSTCAVSLSPLPNCGGGAIKVGVKRQQQGTVMQPSNVTTSSLLPKAVHLANLNLVPHSVAASVTAKSSAQRRNQPQVTQMSVPLVHQVKKAAPVIVEAFNKVLHSANPVPIYTPNLSPPPDTSINLPASGYCCLECGDSFALEKSLTQHYSRRSVHIEVMCTQCSTMLLFFNKCSLLKHARDHKSKGFIMQCSQLLMKPISLDQMFSPSSPSSSASLAPQTLHSPSPSRKPSAASGGGVGISANTQPALPLYTDPLRLIRHGLKCLECNKQAQDYVALAAHYQRTSEDNERLTCQVCQMMLPNQCSYCAHQRIHAHKSPYCCPECGAVCRSAYFQTHVKENCLHYSRKVGFRCIHCGVVFMTLAMLKVHIHEKHCEVFHKCSFCPMAFKSADSTTAHMTSQHPAEPHKTTQVIYKCSCETVFNKKKLLQEHFQQNTNKLLVGVFKCPQCQLVYMQKQQLMQHVKGVHGVPQNPEELSNFRQKSEKASRNQVHTSPKELSVANGTSHSPLPRKDMRVEGHNPESKSRLRRTGWTCKECSQWIPDRETYVSHMKRSHGRSMKRYPCRQCERSFNASNSLRRHIRNNHDTAKKVYTCWYCTDENQTFPQPFMLENHISLMHGIKNPDLSQMAKAKAPERDTAEVTDTFSLKNKCTWRVAVHLGC; from the exons ATGGGGGACATGAAAACCCCAGACTTTGATGACCTCTTGGCTGCTTTTGACATCCCCGATCCGACTAGCCTTGATGCCAAGGAGACCATCCCATCAACTGGGGAGGAGAATGAGAATCACCTGAAGTCGTCAGGAATCTGCATAGATGAGAATGTGTCCTTATCCCATTCTTTGCCTCCCTCTGATGCTCCAGTTGTGAGTGTGATAGTGAAGAACACGAGTCGCCAGGAGTCCTTTGAAGCAGAAAAGGAGGGCAATCACCTTGGGACTGGTCTGCTACACAATGGGTTTCGTGGGTCCGATCTGCCATCAGAGGCTCACGCTTTAGTGCATAATTATGGCAAGTTTGAGTCAACTTTTATTAATGGCGACAGCTCAAGAAGTTACTCTGATAAACTGGACCAGTCCAAGTCGGAGCCTTTGCCAACATTTAGTCAGTTTAGCCCAATTTCCAGCCCTGAACCAGAGGACACATTCAAAGAAAACAGTATTGGTGATAAACCCAAACATGCCCAAACTCCGTATTTTCCACCACCTTCAATGTATATACCAACTGGAGCTTCAGTACTAGATCATCTTAGGAAGGTACCAGAGCCTGAATTAAGCATGTTTGATCAATACtgtaaaaaggaacaaaagatgGAAATCCACTGCCAGCCAGAGAATAGGCTGGAAGTGAGCAGGAGAGAAcaagacaaagcagcagagaggtTTGTGGAGTCAAGCAAGGACTTGGTAGATACCAATAGCTTTCTTGGAGAAGGCTTGGTGTTTGGAGACCTCCCTCACAATAATTTAGGAGAAGGTAAGGGGTCTGTGCCCGAGCTGAACGTGTCTTCGTCGGTACCACCTCGCCAGAGGTTAAAGCCAACTCATTCAAAGTTGTCATCCTGCGTGGCGGCGTTAGTAGCTCTTCAGGCCAAAAAGGTTGCTTGTATTCCAAAAGGCGATCAGCCAAATCTTACCAAGGAACCTGGTCCTTTTAAAGATGGGACGAAGGGAAGTCCAAAAATGCCTAAGTCGCCAAAGAGTCCTCGAAGCCCCTTAGAGGTGGTAAGGAAGGCCAGCAAGCAGCCCGAGAGTCCTCGAAGTGTGTGCAGCGACAGCAGTGGGAAAGGCTCCCCTTCCATGGCAGCTGGCTCTCCGCCAGCTATTCCCAAAGTTAGAATAAAGACTATCAAGACATCCTCTGGTGAAATTAAAAGAACTGTAACTAGAATTTTGCCAGAAAATGATGAGTTGGGCAAATCTTCAGAAGAGTCGCCTGTGGAAACCTCATCTGCCGAAGATTTGATAAAATCTTTCCCATCACCTGACACTAGTGCAGTTACGGAAAGTGATGCTAGCAAGAATTCAACCAAAAATGGGACTGCTGTGGCTATCCAGCTGTCAAACGTAACGAGTCCTTACACAGATGGTATGAAAACAGATATTGCTGCAAACAGCACGTGTGCCGTGTCCTTATCTCCACTGCCAAACTGTGGTGGTGGTGCCATAAAAGTAGGTGTtaagaggcagcagcagggtaCTGTGATGCAGCCATCCAACGTGACCACCTCCAGCCTTCTTCCCAAAGCCGTGCATTTGGCAAATCTCAACTTAGTCCCGCATAGCGTTGCTGCTTCTGTTACGGCAAAGTCATCCGCACAGAGGCGAAATCAGCCTCAAGTGACACAGATGTCTGTGCCGCTGGTGCACCAAGTCAAGAAAGCTGCTCCTGTCATTGTGGAGGCGTTTAATAAAGTACTACACAGTGCCAATCCAGTGCCAATATATACTCCAAACCTTAGCCCTCCGCCTGACACCAGTATTAATTTACCTGCCTCTGGGTATTGTTGCCTGGAATGTGGGGACTCGTTTGCCTTAGAGAAAAGCCTGACTCAACACTATAGTAGACGAAGCGTTCATATTGAAGTCATGTGCACTCAGTGTTCAACtatgctacttttttttaataagtgcagCTTGCTTAAACATGCAAGAGATCATAAGAGCAAAGGATTTATCATGCAGTGTTCTCAGCTGCTAATGAAACCAATTTCCTTAGACCAAATGTTTTCACCTTCCTCTCCAAGCTCTTCAGCCTCTCTGGCTCCTCAGACTTTGCACTCGCCCTCTCCTTCGCGTAAGCCCAGTGCTGCTTCAGGAGGTGGGGTAGGAATTTCTGCTAACACTCAGCCAGCCTTGCCTCTCTATACGGACCCATTGAGACTAATCCGTCATGGACTTAAGTGTTTAGAGTGTAACAAGCAGGCACAGGATTACGTTGCTTTAGCGGCTCATTACCAGAGAACCTCAGAAGATAATGAGAGACTG ACATGTCAAGTGTGCCAGATGATGCTGCCCAACCAGTGCAGTTACTGCGCTCACCAGAGGATCCACGCTCACAAGTCTCCATACTGCTGCCCCGAGTGCGGAGCCGTCTGCCGCTCTGCCTATTTCCAGACTCATGTCAAGGAGAACTGCCTGCATTACTCCCGCAAAGTCGGATTCAG GTGCATCCATTGTGGAGTTGTCTTCATGACCCTCGCCATGCTGAAAGTGCACATCCATGAGAAACACTGCGAAGTCTTCCACAAGTGTTCTTTTTGCCCGATGGCCTTCAAGTCAGCTGACAGCACCACGGCTCACATGACCAGCCAGCACCCAGCAGAGCCTCACAAGACTACTCA gGTGATCTACAAATGCTCTTGCGAGACAGTCTTTAACAAGAAGAAGCTGCTCCAAGAGCACTTCCAGCAGAACACCAACAAGTTGTTAGTGGGAGTTTTTAAGTGCCCACAGTGTCAGCTGGTGTATATGCAGAAACAGCAGTTAATGCAGCACGTTAAG GGTGTTCATGGAGTCCCACAAAATCCTGAGGAGCTCTCAAACTTTCGACAGAAATCTGAGAAGGCATCAAGAAACCAGGTTCATACCTCACCAAAGGAGCTGTCGGTAGCCAATGGGACTTCCCACTCCCCTCTGCCGAGGAAGGACATGAGGGTGGAAGGACACAATCCCGAATCCAAGTCCAGACTGAGAAGAACTGGTTGGACTTGCAAGGAATGTTCACAGTGGATCCCCGATCGGGAAACCTATGTGTCCCACATGAAGAGAAGTCATGGAAGG TCTATGAAGAGATATCCCTGTCGACAGTGTGAACGCTCATTTAATGCCTCCAACAGTCTGCGTAGACACATCCGCAATAATCACGACACAGCAAAGAAAGTTTATACTTGCTG
- the ZNF592 gene encoding zinc finger protein 592 isoform X3, producing MGDMKTPDFDDLLAAFDIPDPTSLDAKETIPSTGEENENHLKSSGICIDENVSLSHSLPPSDAPVVSVIVKNTSRQESFEAEKEGNHLGTGLLHNGFRGSDLPSEAHALVHNYGKFESTFINGDSSRSYSDKLDQSKSEPLPTFSQFSPISSPEPEDTFKENSIGDKPKHAQTPYFPPPSMYIPTGASVLDHLRKVPEPELSMFDQYCKKEQKMEIHCQPENRLEVSRREQDKAAERFVESSKDLVDTNSFLGEGLVFGDLPHNNLGEGKGSVPELNVSSSVPPRQRLKPTHSKLSSCVAALVALQAKKVACIPKGDQPNLTKEPGPFKDGTKGSPKMPKSPKSPRSPLEVVRKASKQPESPRSVCSDSSGKGSPSMAAGSPPAIPKVRIKTIKTSSGEIKRTVTRILPENDELGKSSEESPVETSSAEDLIKSFPSPDTSAVTESDASKNSTKNGTAVAIQLSNVTSPYTDGMKTDIAANSTCAVSLSPLPNCGGGAIKVGVKRQQQGTVMQPSNVTTSSLLPKAVHLANLNLVPHSVAASVTAKSSAQRRNQPQVTQMSVPLVHQVKKAAPVIVEAFNKVLHSANPVPIYTPNLSPPPDTSINLPASGYCCLECGDSFALEKSLTQHYSRRSVHIEVMCTQCSTMLLFFNKCSLLKHARDHKSKGFIMQCSQLLMKPISLDQMFSPSSPSSSASLAPQTLHSPSPSRKPSAASGGGVGISANTQPALPLYTDPLRLIRHGLKCLECNKQAQDYVALAAHYQRTSEDNERLTCQVCQMMLPNQCSYCAHQRIHAHKSPYCCPECGAVCRSAYFQTHVKENCLHYSRKVGFRCIHCGVVFMTLAMLKVHIHEKHCEVFHKCSFCPMAFKSADSTTAHMTSQHPAEPHKTTQVIYKCSCETVFNKKKLLQEHFQQNTNKLLVGVFKCPQCQLVYMQKQQLMQHVKGVHGVPQNPEELSNFRQKSEKASRNQVHTSPKELSVANGTSHSPLPRKDMRVEGHNPESKSRLRRTGWTCKECSQWIPDRETYVSHMKRSHGRSMKRYPCRQCERSFNASNSLRRHIRNNHDTAKKVYTCWEKPVMEDLLEHPPAKLVTGVIQVRKASFLAHVKRILN from the exons ATGGGGGACATGAAAACCCCAGACTTTGATGACCTCTTGGCTGCTTTTGACATCCCCGATCCGACTAGCCTTGATGCCAAGGAGACCATCCCATCAACTGGGGAGGAGAATGAGAATCACCTGAAGTCGTCAGGAATCTGCATAGATGAGAATGTGTCCTTATCCCATTCTTTGCCTCCCTCTGATGCTCCAGTTGTGAGTGTGATAGTGAAGAACACGAGTCGCCAGGAGTCCTTTGAAGCAGAAAAGGAGGGCAATCACCTTGGGACTGGTCTGCTACACAATGGGTTTCGTGGGTCCGATCTGCCATCAGAGGCTCACGCTTTAGTGCATAATTATGGCAAGTTTGAGTCAACTTTTATTAATGGCGACAGCTCAAGAAGTTACTCTGATAAACTGGACCAGTCCAAGTCGGAGCCTTTGCCAACATTTAGTCAGTTTAGCCCAATTTCCAGCCCTGAACCAGAGGACACATTCAAAGAAAACAGTATTGGTGATAAACCCAAACATGCCCAAACTCCGTATTTTCCACCACCTTCAATGTATATACCAACTGGAGCTTCAGTACTAGATCATCTTAGGAAGGTACCAGAGCCTGAATTAAGCATGTTTGATCAATACtgtaaaaaggaacaaaagatgGAAATCCACTGCCAGCCAGAGAATAGGCTGGAAGTGAGCAGGAGAGAAcaagacaaagcagcagagaggtTTGTGGAGTCAAGCAAGGACTTGGTAGATACCAATAGCTTTCTTGGAGAAGGCTTGGTGTTTGGAGACCTCCCTCACAATAATTTAGGAGAAGGTAAGGGGTCTGTGCCCGAGCTGAACGTGTCTTCGTCGGTACCACCTCGCCAGAGGTTAAAGCCAACTCATTCAAAGTTGTCATCCTGCGTGGCGGCGTTAGTAGCTCTTCAGGCCAAAAAGGTTGCTTGTATTCCAAAAGGCGATCAGCCAAATCTTACCAAGGAACCTGGTCCTTTTAAAGATGGGACGAAGGGAAGTCCAAAAATGCCTAAGTCGCCAAAGAGTCCTCGAAGCCCCTTAGAGGTGGTAAGGAAGGCCAGCAAGCAGCCCGAGAGTCCTCGAAGTGTGTGCAGCGACAGCAGTGGGAAAGGCTCCCCTTCCATGGCAGCTGGCTCTCCGCCAGCTATTCCCAAAGTTAGAATAAAGACTATCAAGACATCCTCTGGTGAAATTAAAAGAACTGTAACTAGAATTTTGCCAGAAAATGATGAGTTGGGCAAATCTTCAGAAGAGTCGCCTGTGGAAACCTCATCTGCCGAAGATTTGATAAAATCTTTCCCATCACCTGACACTAGTGCAGTTACGGAAAGTGATGCTAGCAAGAATTCAACCAAAAATGGGACTGCTGTGGCTATCCAGCTGTCAAACGTAACGAGTCCTTACACAGATGGTATGAAAACAGATATTGCTGCAAACAGCACGTGTGCCGTGTCCTTATCTCCACTGCCAAACTGTGGTGGTGGTGCCATAAAAGTAGGTGTtaagaggcagcagcagggtaCTGTGATGCAGCCATCCAACGTGACCACCTCCAGCCTTCTTCCCAAAGCCGTGCATTTGGCAAATCTCAACTTAGTCCCGCATAGCGTTGCTGCTTCTGTTACGGCAAAGTCATCCGCACAGAGGCGAAATCAGCCTCAAGTGACACAGATGTCTGTGCCGCTGGTGCACCAAGTCAAGAAAGCTGCTCCTGTCATTGTGGAGGCGTTTAATAAAGTACTACACAGTGCCAATCCAGTGCCAATATATACTCCAAACCTTAGCCCTCCGCCTGACACCAGTATTAATTTACCTGCCTCTGGGTATTGTTGCCTGGAATGTGGGGACTCGTTTGCCTTAGAGAAAAGCCTGACTCAACACTATAGTAGACGAAGCGTTCATATTGAAGTCATGTGCACTCAGTGTTCAACtatgctacttttttttaataagtgcagCTTGCTTAAACATGCAAGAGATCATAAGAGCAAAGGATTTATCATGCAGTGTTCTCAGCTGCTAATGAAACCAATTTCCTTAGACCAAATGTTTTCACCTTCCTCTCCAAGCTCTTCAGCCTCTCTGGCTCCTCAGACTTTGCACTCGCCCTCTCCTTCGCGTAAGCCCAGTGCTGCTTCAGGAGGTGGGGTAGGAATTTCTGCTAACACTCAGCCAGCCTTGCCTCTCTATACGGACCCATTGAGACTAATCCGTCATGGACTTAAGTGTTTAGAGTGTAACAAGCAGGCACAGGATTACGTTGCTTTAGCGGCTCATTACCAGAGAACCTCAGAAGATAATGAGAGACTG ACATGTCAAGTGTGCCAGATGATGCTGCCCAACCAGTGCAGTTACTGCGCTCACCAGAGGATCCACGCTCACAAGTCTCCATACTGCTGCCCCGAGTGCGGAGCCGTCTGCCGCTCTGCCTATTTCCAGACTCATGTCAAGGAGAACTGCCTGCATTACTCCCGCAAAGTCGGATTCAG GTGCATCCATTGTGGAGTTGTCTTCATGACCCTCGCCATGCTGAAAGTGCACATCCATGAGAAACACTGCGAAGTCTTCCACAAGTGTTCTTTTTGCCCGATGGCCTTCAAGTCAGCTGACAGCACCACGGCTCACATGACCAGCCAGCACCCAGCAGAGCCTCACAAGACTACTCA gGTGATCTACAAATGCTCTTGCGAGACAGTCTTTAACAAGAAGAAGCTGCTCCAAGAGCACTTCCAGCAGAACACCAACAAGTTGTTAGTGGGAGTTTTTAAGTGCCCACAGTGTCAGCTGGTGTATATGCAGAAACAGCAGTTAATGCAGCACGTTAAG GGTGTTCATGGAGTCCCACAAAATCCTGAGGAGCTCTCAAACTTTCGACAGAAATCTGAGAAGGCATCAAGAAACCAGGTTCATACCTCACCAAAGGAGCTGTCGGTAGCCAATGGGACTTCCCACTCCCCTCTGCCGAGGAAGGACATGAGGGTGGAAGGACACAATCCCGAATCCAAGTCCAGACTGAGAAGAACTGGTTGGACTTGCAAGGAATGTTCACAGTGGATCCCCGATCGGGAAACCTATGTGTCCCACATGAAGAGAAGTCATGGAAGG TCTATGAAGAGATATCCCTGTCGACAGTGTGAACGCTCATTTAATGCCTCCAACAGTCTGCGTAGACACATCCGCAATAATCACGACACAGCAAAGAAAGTTTATACTTGCTG